TTCTTAATACTTTAACGGCAATTTCTTCATTGACTGCATTCAGCAAATCAAACTTCTTGCCGGCATCATATTCAAAATAAAAGCCAATGCCTGTTGCCAGGAAGATTGCGAAAAAGATACCGATGGTTTCTGCATATTCATTTTCAATGATAGCAATCATCAATGAAAACATTGCAGCCACAAGCAGCACACGCACCACAGGGTCTTCAAACTTCTCCAGATAAAGCTTCCAAAGAGAAGTACGCTTGGGGGGCGTCAGTAAGTTTGTTCCATTTTTCTCACGACTTTCATTAACCTGTTGGTCATTGAGTCCAATGTGATAATAATCTTTCTTAGTAGCAGTCATATATATTTAGCTTATTTATTAAGTTTTCTTTCATAATCTCCCGACTGTAGTATCTCTACCGCCTTTTGGATCGTAGGATTTATGTCGTTCATTACTTTATAATATTCACTCATATCCCATAAGTCACGTGCAATCATCGCCTTCAATTGGGTCTTAATCAGCGGTTCAGAGATCTTGAATTGATCCTTCTTCATCTCAATTTTAGCAGCATCTCCGGCAGCAATGAGCTCGTTTATCAAAGCTTCATTCACTTCAAATTTATCTTTATAATCGCTGAATTTCTTGTATTTATTCAGAAGTTCCTTCCGGTGATTTTCCACATATTTAAGCGTTACATTAAGAATCACTCCTTTTGCTACGAGATTACGATGATAGTCTGTGTACAAAGTAGTGTCCACCGGCACAAAGTAGTCCGGCATTATTCCCCCGCCGCCATAAACAACTCGTTCCAGTTTCTTTGTTTTTGATTTTAGAGAATCGGGGAAATGAATACTGTCTGAGTTCATCATCTCACCTTTATTATAACGGTTAATCAAATCCATGTTATATTTCTCAATATTCTCATATGGTTTCTGGATACAGCGTCCGGCAGGAGTATAATAGCGGGCTACCGTCAATCGAATCATAGATCCGTCGGGCAAATCGATAGGCCGTTGTACCAATCCTTTTCCAAAAGAACGGCGTCCCACAATTAGTCCTCTGTCCCAATCCTGTATTGCTCCGGATAGAATTTCACTTGCCGATGCAGAGAACTCATTCACCAACACTACCAATCTTCCATTCTGGAACCGTCCTGTTCCTTTTGCAAAAAACTCACTTCGCGGCGCACGATGTCCTTCCGTATACACAATCAGTTCTTTTTTCCCGAGAAACTCGTTAGCCATATCAATTGCAGCATTCAGGTAACCTCCTCCGTTATCCTGCAGATCAAGAATTAAATCTTTCATTCCCTGGTCTTTCAGTGTTTTCAATGCCTTGATAAACTCATCGGCGGTTGTCGATGCAAAACGGCTGATGCGGATATAGCCTATTTTATTCTTGATGATGTAAGAAGCATCCAAGCTATAAAGGGGAATACGGTCGCGCTTTACAGTAAAGTTCAAAACATCACGCACCCCTCTTCTAAGCACTTTCAGTCTTACAGTTGTACCTTTAGGACCTTTCAATCTACTCATCACATCATCCGTGCTCATTTTTACGCCGGCAATAGCTGTATCATTGACTGCAATAATACGGTCGCCAGCCATAATTCCAACCTTTTCCGACGGACCTCCCGAAACCGGTTGGATAACCAGCAAGGTATCCTCAGCCATATTGAACTGAATCCCTATACCCTCGAAGTTACCCTGTAAAGGTTCATTCAGTTTTTTTACCTCTTCCGGATTGGCGTATGTAGAGTGAGGGTCAAGGGTTGACAGCATCTTGATGATTGCTTCCTCCACTAATTTATCTTCATTTACTTTATCTACGTAGAGGTTATTGATTGCAAACTCAGCCATATGTAATTTACGGGACGCAATGCTTCCGTTATTTTGAGCCTGCGCACCAACAGCCAGCAAGCATGCTAAAGAAACAACTATTTTCTTCATTTAATCTTTTTTTCGGTCAGATCTTCATTCCTTTAGGAATAAAGCAGCTGATATCTTTGTTATATTGTAAAAGTTCTCTAACAATTGTGGAGCTCACACTGGTCAGTTCCGGTTCTGTAAATAACAGAATTGTCTCAATCCCGGCCAACTGTCTGTTGATATCGGCAATCGTTTCTTCGTATTCAAAGTCCTTCACTGTGCGTATTCCACGTACAATAAATTTAGCATCAACAGATGTTGCAAAATCAATCGTCAGCGAACTGTAGGGTTTAATTATTACTCTAGGTTCATCTTTATAAAGATCCTGAATCATCTCCACCCGTTTTTCTATCGGGAAGTAAGTTCTTTTATTCTCATTAATACCAATACCAATCACAACCTCATCCATAAAGGTCAAAGCCCTTTTCACTACCGAGTAGTGACCTATTGTAAAAGGATCGAATGTACCGGGAAATATAGCTCTTCTCATAATTACGCAACGTCTTCTTCAATAACTAAATTATCGATAATAAAATTCTGACGTTCCATGGTATTCTTACCCATGTAAAACTCCAGCAAATCTTTCACCAGGTCGTGCCTTCTTAGCGTAACCTGTTCCAGCCTCATATCCTTTCCGATGAAATTTTTAAACTCATCCGGCGATATCTCACCAAGTCCTTTAAATCGGGTGATTTCCGGATTGGGTGAAAGCTTATTTATAGCGCTAACACGTTCCTCTTCCGAATAACAGTAGATGGTCTCTTTCTTGTTTCGTACACGGAAAAGTGGTGTCTGCAAAATGTAGACATGTCCTTTCTTAATCAGGTCCGGGAAGAACTGCAGGAAGAAAGTAATCATCAGCAAACGGATGTGCATTCCATCCACATCGGCATCGGTAGCCAGAATCACTTTATTGTAGCGCAATCCTTCAATGCCATCTTCTATGTTCAGAGCAGCCTGCAAAAGGTTGAATTCTTCATTTTCGTACACAACCTTTTTAGTTAGACCGAAAGAGTTGAGCGGTTTACCGCGGAGACTGAACACCGCCTGTGTATTCACATCCCTACTCTTGGTAATGGAGCCACTCGCTGAGTCACCCTCAGTAATGAAAATACTTGAATCTTCCTGATTCTTTCCTTTCATGTCATTTAGGTGAGTACGGCAATCGCGTAGTTTCCGGTTATGCAGATTTGCTTTCTTTGCTCTTTCGCGAGCCAGTTTAGTAACACCTGCAATCGCTTTCCGCTCTTTCTCAGAATCTTGAATCTTTTGAAGCAGGATTTCGGATGTTTCGTGATTAATATGCAGATAATTGTCCAGTTCCCGTTTCACAAAATCTCCGATGAACTTTCCTACTGATGGACCGTCGGGTCCTACATCCTTAGAACCCAATTTGGTTTTTGTCTGCGACTCAAACACAGGTTCTTCCACCTTGATGCTGATAGCTCCCACCATACCGGAACGAATATCGGCATAATCAAAGTTTTTGGGGTAATATTCCTTGATTGTTCTCGCCACCGCCTCACGGAAAGCCGCAAGGTGGGTACCTCCTTGAGTGGTATGCTGTCCGTTCACAAAAGAATAGTACTCTTCTCCATATTGGTCGGTATGGGTAAGTACCAGTTCTATATCTTCTCCCTTCAGGTGAATGATGGGATAGAGCGGATCGGTAGTCATGTACTCATTCAACAGGTCGACCAACCCGTTTTTAGAGTTGAATTTTTTTCCGTTGAATATAATAGAAAGGCCCGAATTAAGGAATACATAATTCTTAAGGAGCGGTTCGATGTGCTCATTCTGGTAACGATAATCTTTAAAAATGGTATTATCCGGAACAAATTCTGTCAACGTACCATTATCGTGTTCTGTTTCAGCAATCGGGAAATCCTTTATCAACGTTCCTCTTTCAAATTCCGCACTTTTCTCCTCTCCATCCCGGAAACTTGAAATACGGAAGTAGGAAGAAAGGGCATTGACAGCTTTGATACCAACTCCGTTCAAACCAACAGATTTCTTAAATGCTTTAGAATCGTATTTACCTCCGGTATTCATTTTTGATGAGACATCGATCACTTTCCCCAAAGGAATACCACGGCCGTGGTCACGCACCGTAACCTTGCCATCAATCACCGTCACTTCAATTGTTTTACCAAAACCCATCATGTACTCGTCAATTGAGTTATCCAGCGCCTCTTTCAGCAGCACATAGATACCATCATCCGAGTGTGAGCCATCGCCCAGCTTCCCGATATACATACCAGGGCGGCGACGAATGTGCTCTTTCCAGTCAAGGGTGCGAATATTTTCTTCGGTATATTCCGCGACCTGGAGTTTTTCTTCAAGCATTTCTTCCATAACTAAAAATCTACCAATAGATAATATATTATATTACAAACTAATTCTCTTTATGAACGCGCGACGACGTTTATGTTGTTCCGTTTTAAAATACTCCCACTGAGACTGAACTCTTCCGTTCATCTCCAGTTCCGGATTACTTTCGGCATATTCAAAACCCTCCTTTTGGTAAACAGGAATCAAATCAGAGAACAGCAATGCGTTCACACCTTTGTTCTGATATTCTGGTTTTACGGCAATCAGCAAGAGATCAACGATTTTTCTTTTTCCGAAGTAAAGAGCCTTTGCCAGGTGGTACCATCCAAAAGGCAACATCTTTCCTTTAGCTTTTTGCAGTGCTACAGACAAAGATGGCATTGATATACCCACACCTACCAGTTGTCCTTCCTGATCCACGATCAACGGAACCAGTTTCAGATCTACAATTGGAAGATATTGCTTTACGTACTGGTCAATCTGATGCTGCGATAGGGCTGAATAACCGAACAAAGGCTTGTAAGCCTCATTCATCAGTTCAAAGATTGCCTGTCCGTAATCTTTCGATAGTTTCTTTCCCGAAGTATATTTAATCACTTTCAGGTTGTATTTTCTTTGTATCAGGTCTGATATGCGCTGATGCTTTTCAGGAACCCCGTTTTCAGGAATGTAGATTTTAAACTCTACCCAGTCGGCTTCCTTCTCATATCCCAACTTTTCCATGTGCTCGGGGTAGTAAGGATAGTTATAGATGGTAGCCATTGTGCTTAACTGGTCGAATCCTTCAACGAGCATACCTTCCGCATCGAAGTCGGTAAATCCAAGTGGGCCCTGAATGCTCTCCATCCCATGTTCTTTACCATATTGTTCCACTGCTTTCAGTAATGCTTCCGAAACTTCCAGATCGTCAATAAAATCGATCCATCCGAATCGAACGTCCTTTTTATTCCAGGTAGCATTTGCTTTATGATTGATAATGGCTGCAACCCTTCCCACTAGTTTGTCATCCTTGTATGCCAGAAAATATTCAGCTTCGCAGAATTCGAATGCCGCGTTTTTCTTTTTGTCGAATGTACTAAGCATATCATCGTAGAGGTCGGGAACGGAATATGCATTGCCCTTATATAACTCGTAGTTAAATCGTATAAAATCTTTAAGTTCCTTTTTATTAGATACTTGCTTTATTTTTATTGCCATAGGGTGAATTAAGATATTAAGCTCACAAAGATACTCTTTTTCAAGAAAAAACATAATTATCGCCCGATTAATATCTCTTAAATAGCATCGTTTAGACTGATATTAACGAGGTATATGTTATATTTTATGACATTTAATCAGCACTTTCTGTTCGCTCTTTAATGTTGTTGCAAAAAGGTAAATATCTCCCCCGTCAGAAAGACGAAGCTTCTTTCTTAAGTCGGCCACCGTGGAAGGAAAGTTCCGGATTGTGATATTCGCCTGCTTCACATCTCCCAAATATGTCTTTAACTCCTTTTTATTCAGAGAGAAAACCGATTTACATTCAAAGCACCTGCCGGGGAAATCGGCCTGTTTAATATTGGACGTGTAAAGATGGCTGTTGGGATGAAGTTTCTTCAGATTAAACGAATTTGCAATGCTTTTATAGCCTCCCGCCTTTAGTATTGAAGCGCTCGACTCGTAAAGATATGTTCCTATTTCGTCTGTATAGTCGCACACCTCTGACTCTTGCTCTTTAGAAAAGGTATATCGTTGTACTTCACCATTTTTAAGAACATTGATACAGTGAATTGCCATCTCTTTGTCGGGCGCTCCTTTTTCAAGGATTATCAGTACCTCTTTACATTCGTTGGCAACCGATACCACATGCACCTCTTTGGCATAAGGCAAATCACGCAACGCCAGTGAGAGGTCGAGCATTGGTGAGAGCTTAATCATTACTTGCCTTGCTTTACTTATTAGCAATTCGGAAAGCCGGGCAACATCGGGCTCGCAATCGGCTATTGCTACGACCTTTCCGCCCTTTTCGTCCCTTCTGGCAGGATCGAGAAATATCAGGTCGGCAGGCTCCATCTGTGAAAGGTACCCCACTCCATCTTCGTTCACCACTTTGATATGCGAAAGTCCCATTAGAGGAAAATTGGAAGTGGCTATTTCGCATAGTTCTTGTTGACGTTCCACATAAACCGCCTGCCGGAAGTTTGCCGAAAGGAATGCACAGTCAATCCCGAACCCGCCGGTGAGGTCGACCATCGTATCCCCTTTCACCAAAGATGCCTTGTACTTTGCAGTTGCTTCGGATGAGCACTGCTCCAAAGAGAGATGCCTGGGATAAAGTAGTCCATCTTTGTTTCCCCACGACGGAATTTTCTCCATCGCCATCTTCCGGCCCACTATCTGATTGATAACAAAAGGCATATCCACATCAGGATATTTCTTTGCCTGAAGTGCCAGTTTTGAAGTATCGTCATCCAGATGCTCCCTTATAAATTGAATCGTTGCGTTGGTAACTTCCATCTGCAGGTTATTAAATTAAGAAGATTACAAAGGTATAACAACGTACTCAAATTGCGAATCTCTGGGGAAGATTAATTTCAGGGAGCCATTTTCATTGCTTCATTAAACCTACTGAATGAGACTATTTATTCTGCAACAACTGGAAAGTTGTTACAAAAGGAACTCCTTTTTTGAGATAATAAGAAATAACCGAATCTAGCCGTACAATTAAACAATCGCCCGAATTCTTTTGTATAAACCCTGGAACCCCCAATTTTTTATTATCCAGATGGTTGTAAAACTCCCATGGATGAAAATAAATATTCAAAAAGCCATCTTTCCTAAGCGCACTGTTACATAAGAATTTATAGAACGGTAATGGAAACTGATGGAGAGAAATCCAGAAAAGAGGAATTCGGAACGGATAAGAAACCGAAGCCGGTACCTGCCAAACGTTCTTTTCTTTAAAAATATTCCGTGGACGACGAAGATGATTATACCTACCGGGAATCCAGGTAGGATTCAGCGACGAATTATATGTATATCCGGCATAATACAGCTCACTTTCATCAACAGCCATCATCCGAGGCATCCGAAAGCCTCTTACTTGAGCATTACTTAGTTTCTCCAACGCATCTTTTGATGCTTTTAAGTCTTCTATATTAAAATTTGAATGATTGCAGCCATGTGAAGCAAGTTCGTGCCCTTCTTGTACTATTCGTTCAATAATTTCTAACGAAGATTTAGCAAATGTAACCGTGCTGAAGAACGTTGCTTTTATTCCGTACTTTTTTAGCAAGTCGAGCACCTTGACTAATCCATCCTTTGAGATGGCAATTTGTTCTGCCAACGAGATTTCTTTGTGATGCTCTATCGGTAAATCAAATTCTTCTATATCGAAACTTAATGCAATCATATTATCTGTAAGCTATTCGTACAAAATTAAATAATTCTTTTTTCAAAACTTTCATCCCCATGTGAGAAAGATGTACCCCTTCACGAATATCCGTTTTTACTTCACAAATATTAAGATCCCTTTCTCTGGACGCCAAATATACAAACTCAGTATCAAAAAGAAACTGATCAATCTTTGTTCTTAAGAAAATGTCTCTCCCCTTTCTGCTCATGCCTTTCAACCCACCTTGGGCATCGTTAAACTTCATACCTAGAATCACTCTATTCATAATCCGGGAACAAAAAGACATAAGACTACGGAAAAAGCCTAGTTCTGAATGATGAAAATAGGAGTTTGTCCGAGCTGCAACAACGACATCGTACCCTTTTTCCAACTGATGAATTACAGCAAGAATACTATTTAGGCAATAAGGGAAGTCCCAATCTGTATAAATAATCAAAGAAGAACGCGTGGTCTCTATACCTTTTCTAAGCGCATATCCTTTCCCTCTGTTTTCAGGATAACTTATAAATCGGGCTTCAGGAATCATTTTTCTGAACTTTACAATTTCCTCTTCATCCATCTGGGTTGTTGACCCATCGTTTACAACAATCAGGTTGAATGTTTTATCAGGTAAAAAAGATTTCAATTGATTCATCTTATCGGATATAATTTTCTGCCAGTTAGCCGGTGGATTATAACAAGGAAGAACAATATCAACCTCATTACTAGTGGTTGGCACAACAGCAACATGTTCTTTTTTATTATAACATCCTTCTCTCTTTAAAAAATTGAAGATGTATAGTTCATAGCAGACTTTCAGCCAAATAATGATGCATGGTACTGCCTTGATTGAATATGGAATTATAAAGTCATTTCTTATTCCTTTCGGAAACAGATCAGTACATGAAATTTCGGTTATTACAAAAGCAAAGATTAAAAGAGCCTGATTTAACTTTCTGTTTCCAGAAGGTGTATTTATATACCATAGTGTAACTCCTAAAATAGCTATTATATAGGAACTTGACTCGCTTCCTGTACTGAACAGTACCGTAAAAAGCAGTACAGAAGCCAACAGCATCATTCGGAAACTTTGGGAGCGATATTGCTTTATACGTAAATAGGGTAAACCAAATAGAATTATTCCAGGAATAAGCAGCCATAAATCAGAATAAGCACCGCAACTCACTTTCCTGACAAACCCAAGCAGGGAAATATTCTGATAATATGCAAATATATTTTGGCTGTTTTTACCTAAAAGATCTACTATCCACGAATGGTACTGTTCAAATATGTAGGATGGAGATGAGTAGATCATGGGAAAGAAAAACATAATTACACCCCAGAAAAGACAAGACAGCAGGAGTCTTTTTTTATCTCTGGAGAAAGGCAGGAAGGCAAGTCCTACTACTCCATATATTTTAGTGAATGTGCCCAACATGATAAAAAAAGCAGCCCAAAAATCTTTTTTCCGGTCAATATAATAATAGGATAAAATAATGATCGCAGTAATCCCGACGTTGAATTGTTGCGCAGTTACCGAAGTACACAGCTCAATTGCGCTAAATAAGAAAATAAACAAATGCTTATTGCGGCTCAGTGGTAGTTTTTTTATCGCAAAGAATAATAAACAGGAATTTGCCACCACCCATAATGTAAGCCCCAGAAAATCGGGAAGAATTGAAAATGGAAAAATCACAGCACTAAAGAATGCTCCATAATGAGCAATGTCATGGTATTCTTTAGGATAGGGAGCATATAAAGGCAACTGATTATATGCATGCCAAAAGATGTTTTTAAAAATTCGATAATTATTATATCTGTCTCTGATTAATCTCAATGAGCCACAAATTACCGTTGCTATCATCCAAACAGAAAAAATAATATGGTAATTTTTACATAGGTATTTGTACACTAAATTATCTTTCCGGCAATTCATTACAAATTAAATTTTTAAATTTTTCATTAAAAGAATCAGCATCTATTACAGAAATTAAAGTCTCTCTTTCAAGAATGTTCAAATTTGGGGATCAATTGTCACTACTTATCAAACAATTCGCTTTCATAGCATTTCCCCATAAAATCAATTTCAAAAAGTAGCACAAGTCACACAAGTCGCGCACATTGGCTGCAACACATTTATTATCAAACAAGTACAGGTGCGTGACTTCCTGCGTGACTTGCGCGTGACTTACACATCCGAACAAGCAATATTCTTACCAAATTACGACTTTATTCGTTTGAGATGCGTGTTCCTGCTTCAGTTGAATAAAATAAATTCCTTTTTTAAATGAAGCCAAATCAATCTTCTCTGTGGGTTTGCCTGACAAAGGTTGAGTTAATAACAATCGTCCGTTTGCGTCCGACACCATTATTTGCCCGGCTCCTTGTACTCCGTTCAAATAAACGATTCCGGTAGATGGATTCGGATATATTGTCAGGCGATTGCTCAG
The Bacteroides sedimenti genome window above contains:
- a CDS encoding S41 family peptidase, with protein sequence MKKIVVSLACLLAVGAQAQNNGSIASRKLHMAEFAINNLYVDKVNEDKLVEEAIIKMLSTLDPHSTYANPEEVKKLNEPLQGNFEGIGIQFNMAEDTLLVIQPVSGGPSEKVGIMAGDRIIAVNDTAIAGVKMSTDDVMSRLKGPKGTTVRLKVLRRGVRDVLNFTVKRDRIPLYSLDASYIIKNKIGYIRISRFASTTADEFIKALKTLKDQGMKDLILDLQDNGGGYLNAAIDMANEFLGKKELIVYTEGHRAPRSEFFAKGTGRFQNGRLVVLVNEFSASASEILSGAIQDWDRGLIVGRRSFGKGLVQRPIDLPDGSMIRLTVARYYTPAGRCIQKPYENIEKYNMDLINRYNKGEMMNSDSIHFPDSLKSKTKKLERVVYGGGGIMPDYFVPVDTTLYTDYHRNLVAKGVILNVTLKYVENHRKELLNKYKKFSDYKDKFEVNEALINELIAAGDAAKIEMKKDQFKISEPLIKTQLKAMIARDLWDMSEYYKVMNDINPTIQKAVEILQSGDYERKLNK
- the coaD gene encoding pantetheine-phosphate adenylyltransferase, with product MRRAIFPGTFDPFTIGHYSVVKRALTFMDEVVIGIGINENKRTYFPIEKRVEMIQDLYKDEPRVIIKPYSSLTIDFATSVDAKFIVRGIRTVKDFEYEETIADINRQLAGIETILLFTEPELTSVSSTIVRELLQYNKDISCFIPKGMKI
- a CDS encoding DNA topoisomerase IV subunit B, producing the protein MLEEKLQVAEYTEENIRTLDWKEHIRRRPGMYIGKLGDGSHSDDGIYVLLKEALDNSIDEYMMGFGKTIEVTVIDGKVTVRDHGRGIPLGKVIDVSSKMNTGGKYDSKAFKKSVGLNGVGIKAVNALSSYFRISSFRDGEEKSAEFERGTLIKDFPIAETEHDNGTLTEFVPDNTIFKDYRYQNEHIEPLLKNYVFLNSGLSIIFNGKKFNSKNGLVDLLNEYMTTDPLYPIIHLKGEDIELVLTHTDQYGEEYYSFVNGQHTTQGGTHLAAFREAVARTIKEYYPKNFDYADIRSGMVGAISIKVEEPVFESQTKTKLGSKDVGPDGPSVGKFIGDFVKRELDNYLHINHETSEILLQKIQDSEKERKAIAGVTKLARERAKKANLHNRKLRDCRTHLNDMKGKNQEDSSIFITEGDSASGSITKSRDVNTQAVFSLRGKPLNSFGLTKKVVYENEEFNLLQAALNIEDGIEGLRYNKVILATDADVDGMHIRLLMITFFLQFFPDLIKKGHVYILQTPLFRVRNKKETIYCYSEEERVSAINKLSPNPEITRFKGLGEISPDEFKNFIGKDMRLEQVTLRRHDLVKDLLEFYMGKNTMERQNFIIDNLVIEEDVA
- a CDS encoding N-acetyltransferase; this translates as MAIKIKQVSNKKELKDFIRFNYELYKGNAYSVPDLYDDMLSTFDKKKNAAFEFCEAEYFLAYKDDKLVGRVAAIINHKANATWNKKDVRFGWIDFIDDLEVSEALLKAVEQYGKEHGMESIQGPLGFTDFDAEGMLVEGFDQLSTMATIYNYPYYPEHMEKLGYEKEADWVEFKIYIPENGVPEKHQRISDLIQRKYNLKVIKYTSGKKLSKDYGQAIFELMNEAYKPLFGYSALSQHQIDQYVKQYLPIVDLKLVPLIVDQEGQLVGVGISMPSLSVALQKAKGKMLPFGWYHLAKALYFGKRKIVDLLLIAVKPEYQNKGVNALLFSDLIPVYQKEGFEYAESNPELEMNGRVQSQWEYFKTEQHKRRRAFIKRISL
- a CDS encoding THUMP-like domain-containing protein, coding for MEVTNATIQFIREHLDDDTSKLALQAKKYPDVDMPFVINQIVGRKMAMEKIPSWGNKDGLLYPRHLSLEQCSSEATAKYKASLVKGDTMVDLTGGFGIDCAFLSANFRQAVYVERQQELCEIATSNFPLMGLSHIKVVNEDGVGYLSQMEPADLIFLDPARRDEKGGKVVAIADCEPDVARLSELLISKARQVMIKLSPMLDLSLALRDLPYAKEVHVVSVANECKEVLIILEKGAPDKEMAIHCINVLKNGEVQRYTFSKEQESEVCDYTDEIGTYLYESSASILKAGGYKSIANSFNLKKLHPNSHLYTSNIKQADFPGRCFECKSVFSLNKKELKTYLGDVKQANITIRNFPSTVADLRKKLRLSDGGDIYLFATTLKSEQKVLIKCHKI
- a CDS encoding polysaccharide deacetylase family protein; the encoded protein is MIALSFDIEEFDLPIEHHKEISLAEQIAISKDGLVKVLDLLKKYGIKATFFSTVTFAKSSLEIIERIVQEGHELASHGCNHSNFNIEDLKASKDALEKLSNAQVRGFRMPRMMAVDESELYYAGYTYNSSLNPTWIPGRYNHLRRPRNIFKEKNVWQVPASVSYPFRIPLFWISLHQFPLPFYKFLCNSALRKDGFLNIYFHPWEFYNHLDNKKLGVPGFIQKNSGDCLIVRLDSVISYYLKKGVPFVTTFQLLQNK
- a CDS encoding glycosyltransferase 87 family protein: MIATVICGSLRLIRDRYNNYRIFKNIFWHAYNQLPLYAPYPKEYHDIAHYGAFFSAVIFPFSILPDFLGLTLWVVANSCLLFFAIKKLPLSRNKHLFIFLFSAIELCTSVTAQQFNVGITAIIILSYYYIDRKKDFWAAFFIMLGTFTKIYGVVGLAFLPFSRDKKRLLLSCLFWGVIMFFFPMIYSSPSYIFEQYHSWIVDLLGKNSQNIFAYYQNISLLGFVRKVSCGAYSDLWLLIPGIILFGLPYLRIKQYRSQSFRMMLLASVLLFTVLFSTGSESSSYIIAILGVTLWYINTPSGNRKLNQALLIFAFVITEISCTDLFPKGIRNDFIIPYSIKAVPCIIIWLKVCYELYIFNFLKREGCYNKKEHVAVVPTTSNEVDIVLPCYNPPANWQKIISDKMNQLKSFLPDKTFNLIVVNDGSTTQMDEEEIVKFRKMIPEARFISYPENRGKGYALRKGIETTRSSLIIYTDWDFPYCLNSILAVIHQLEKGYDVVVAARTNSYFHHSELGFFRSLMSFCSRIMNRVILGMKFNDAQGGLKGMSRKGRDIFLRTKIDQFLFDTEFVYLASRERDLNICEVKTDIREGVHLSHMGMKVLKKELFNFVRIAYR